The DNA sequence TCGGGGCCCTCTGGAAGAGGTCCCCGTGATCGGAACGCGTTTTGCCAAGAGGGATATTCTTTCAAAGATTATTTTTTTAAACTTAGAGAAAGTGAGAATGTTGTTTTCTGATTGGATACGACAGTTACTTCCCTTTCCTGATCGGAAAAGGCCTCGTGCCAGATTTTGATTTTATATTTGCCAGGCGGAATATTGGAAATATCGAAATTGCCATTTTCATCCGTCATGGCAAAGTAGGGATGCGAAAAGACGAGGATATTGGCTCTCATAAAGGAATGGGCATTGCATTTGACATTGATCACTCCCTCGTTTTTGATAAGCGGTCTTTTGATAGAATTGACCGAAGGAGGAAGGGCCACGCTTAAGAGTGTGAATCCGTCCTGGTTCAGATGAAACATCGTATTATGGATGATCGGATCTGAATTCTTCAGTTCATAAGCGTCTCCGACCATTGCGATCTGAATGCGGGGAACAAAGCGGCATTTCGAATTATCAACGACGATCGTTGCCGGATCATGTCTTTTGCCAAAAGCGACATTTTCAAGACTGACAACGACATTCTTGATTCCATGGGATTCGGGATTGACTATTAAAGATTCATCCTCGACGGTTGCCCCACAATATTCCATATTCCGGTTGACTTTGAGTCGTGAATTGGAGGATAGCTCTCCTTTGAATTGAATGACTCCGGTTAATTCTCCGCTGACGTCGCTGATATTTACTTCGTAGCCCCACGCGGCAGGAGCTGAAATACAGGCCAGAATTAACCCTGTTCCTAATATCCACAAACCTGATTTTTTCACCATGGGGACTTTCTCCATTCACCTATCATCGAAGCCTTACCATCCGGCATCCATCCCGAACACAATTTTCTGATTCCCTTTCCCCCCCACGGTTTCAGCAAATGAGGAGGCGTTATAATAACTTCCATAACTGTCCGAAAAAGAAAGTGTGACCTTCACATTCTGCATCAGCTCATAGGTTGCTCCAACCATCAGGTCGTTATCTGTTGCGTTCGTTCCTGACACAGGCGTTCCCAGAACTCCGGGCGCTGTAGAAGGCCCGGTTTCATTGACGCCGCTGTTGGCAAAGCGAACACCCAATTGAACGGTCGCCTTGCCGGGGAGAACACCCAGTTCGGCACCGAAATTGATCGAGGAGCGGTCCATCGACCCTCCGACATTTGCTGACTGGTCATTGAATACATTTTGGACCGGATCGAGCGGGTCGCTTCCTCTGGCTTTGGCAAATGAAATGACAAGAGTCAGGGGGAATCTTTCGACATCGTGAAGAAACTGGGCGTCCAGGGCGAAGGCCTCTGTGAGAATCGAAGGGGCGCCAAGCGTTGTGACTGCGCTTGATCCAAACCAGATCTGGGTGCCAAACCCGATGTCCCAGTTTGAAACGAGACCAGGAGGTGTCGCCGCGAGTCGGATGTAATTGGAGGTCGGGTTTCCGTTAGTCCCTCCGGCCAGATGAGACGGCTGCCATTTCGTAAAATTAATAAAGCCGTATTCGTGGCTTGCAATGAGTGCAATGCCGCTTGCAGCGATATTCACACCGGATAATGCGTTAGTGGCACGGGCGCTCTTTGGGGAATTGACTGCGACATATTGCTGAGCTGAAAAAGAGGGGAGATCTGACTGGTTAAAGGTATGGGTGGCCACCGCGCCGGTATTCAGCAATTCAAATCCGTATCCCACCCCGGCATATCCTTGAGCATACGAAAATGGAACGGCTCCGGCAT is a window from the Nitrospirota bacterium genome containing:
- a CDS encoding carboxypeptidase-like regulatory domain-containing protein; its protein translation is MVKKSGLWILGTGLILACISAPAAWGYEVNISDVSGELTGVIQFKGELSSNSRLKVNRNMEYCGATVEDESLIVNPESHGIKNVVVSLENVAFGKRHDPATIVVDNSKCRFVPRIQIAMVGDAYELKNSDPIIHNTMFHLNQDGFTLLSVALPPSVNSIKRPLIKNEGVINVKCNAHSFMRANILVFSHPYFAMTDENGNFDISNIPPGKYKIKIWHEAFSDQEREVTVVSNQKTTFSLSLSLKK